A genomic stretch from Hemibagrus wyckioides isolate EC202008001 linkage group LG18, SWU_Hwy_1.0, whole genome shotgun sequence includes:
- the setb gene encoding SET nuclear proto-oncogene b, with the protein MSASAAKVSRKEQNSNHDGADETSEKEQQEAIEHIDEVQNEIDRLNEQASEEILKVEQKYNKLRQPFFQKRSELIAKIPNFWVTTFVNHPQVSALLGEEDEEALHYLTRVEVTEFEDIKSGYRIDFYFDENPYFENKVLSKEFHLNESGDPSSKSTEIKWKAGKDLTKRAGQTQNKAGKKRQHEEPESFFTWFTDHSDAGADELGEVIKDDIWPNPLQYYLVPDMDDEEGEGEDEDDEEEEEGLEDIDEEGDEDEGEEDEEEDEGEDGEDDGEDD; encoded by the exons ATGTCGGCCTCGGCGGCGAAAGTGAGCAGGAAGGAGCAGAACTCGAACCATGACGGAGCGGACGAGACCTCGG AGAAAGAACAGCAGGAGGCTATTGAACACATCGATGAAGTACAGAACGAAATCGACAG atTGAATGAACAAGCAAGTGAGGAAATCCTAAAAGTAGAGCAGAAGTACAATAAGCTACGCCAGCCCTTTTTCCAGAAGCGTTCAGAACTCATAGCCAAAATTCCAAACTTCTGGGTCACAACATTTGTCAACCATCCACAAG tttcAGCTCTGCTTGgtgaggaggatgaagaagcCCTTCATTATCTGACCAGGGTGGAGGTCACAGAGTTTGAGGACATCAAATCAGGTTACAGAATAGATTTT TACTTTGATGAAAATCCCTACTTTGAAAACAAAGTCCTGTCGAAAGAGTTCCACTTGAACGAAAGCGGGGACCCGTCTTCAAAATCCACCGAGATTAAATGGAAGGCTGGAAAG GACTTGACCAAGAGGGCAGGGCAGACGCAGAACAAGGCTGGCAAGAAGAGGCAACATGAGGAGCCTGAGAGCTTCTTCACCTGGTTCACTGATCACTCAGACGCTGGGGCTGATGAGCTTGGAGAAGTGATCAAGGATGACATCTGGCCCAATCCTTTGCAGTATTACCTG GTCCCAGACATGGATGATGAGGAAGGTGAgggtgaagatgaggatgatgaagaggaggaggaaggttTGGAAGATATTGATGAGGAAGGGGATGAAGATGAGggtgaggaggatgaagaggaggatgagggaGAGGATGGAGAG gatgatggtgaggatgactAA
- the specc1lb gene encoding cytospin-A isoform X2 has product MKKASRPTGASSKTTTATKPTGKTEPSGSMGTGGKSTTKNQNSALLSKTKSNDDLAAMSAGSGGASVGSGSSATTRSKRSASSAQSNNETKTKANSGSSGRRGMSSAVKEPGVTREKTNAAKKQSGPSNSVASKRSRCRTSTESETQSSKLRYDISNKAILESRVKDLLGLAKSKDLEILHLRSELRGMRAQLGLEDQELPEQEEQCEAELPQEKETVSGISAADVESTLLLLQDQNQGIRGELNLLKSENRMLKDRLNALGFSLEQRLDSPEKGLRCASLSPEPTTSGGGSSSGGDAGTRTSSTEGSARGSTEDLLSEARRVGSPDVPDSECSEPCQAVMSSDDALDAPSGCGSSSESEGGSPGRRRSRRGSSGTASEVSVACLTERIHQMEESQHSTAEELQATLQELADLQQIAQELSAENERLGEERAILVDSLRQQGDRLELYSRQLDYLRGLLDEHRVAYAKDDEDAKSSRFMELERRYTELNENSRLEREQLLGVQQQLSSALKMAEQENAEAQSLMGALKERVHLAERAAELERREREATAVDLDAMRMQSEDEQAELVRCRLQLEQERQRVAQLLSIQGGGDMTDIRHLLDSERLDKERAETKAAELQEELGHTRNEAAQLQDAIRKLEADFQSFRDEVQKQLAEQKRALAQQCSELEEKDTEIADMKETIFELEDEVEQHRAVKLHDNLIISDLENSIKKLHDQKYDMEKEIKTLHRKLREESAEWRQFQADLQTAVVIANDIKSEAQEEIGDLRRRLQEAQEKNEKMSKELDELKSRKQDEERGRVYNYMNAVERDLAALRQGMGLSRRSSTSSEPSPTVKTLIKSFDSASQGPIPGTPASAVPAVVAAAISRTPLSPSPLKTPPAAAVSPIQRHTISTPKTLSSLVDKRGSYPELSMPVSRRSSEELKRDLSVTDSPNPASIITLGSASPQLTLSSNSSSPTASVTPTTRGRLREERKDPLAALAREYGGSKRNALLRWCQKKTEGYQNIDITNFSSSWNDGLAFCAVLHTYLPAHIPYQELSSQDKRRNFTLAFQAAESVGIKSTLDISEMVHTERPDWQSVMTYVTSIYKYFET; this is encoded by the exons ATGAAAAAGGCGAGCAGGCCCACAGGTGCCTCCAGCAAAACCACCACAGCCACTAAACCCACAGGCAAAACTGAGCCCAGTGGCAGTATGGGCACCGGAGGAAAGAGCACCACCAAGAACCAGAACTCGGCCCTTCTGTCCAAG ACAAAGAGCAACGATGACCTTGCAGCCATGAGTGCGGGAAGTGGAGGAGCCTCAGTGGGTAGCGGCAGCAGCGCTACAACGAGGAGCAAGAGGAGCGCCAGCTCTGCTCAGAGCAACAACGAGACAAAGACCAAGGCCAACTCAG GCTCCTCAGGAAGACGCGGGATGTCTTCTGCAGTAAAGGAACCTGGAGTGACCCGTGAGAAAACCAACGCTGCCAAGAAGCAATCTGGGCCCTCTAACTCTGTGGCTTCGAAGCGTTCTCGCTGTCGCACGTCAACTGAATCTGAAACCCAGTCGAGCAAATTGCGCTATGATATCAGCAACAAAGCAATACTGGAGTCAAGAGTAAAGGACTTGCTGGGCTTGGCAAAAAGCAAAGACCTTGAGATCCTGCACTTGCGGTCTGAGTTACGTGGGATGAGGGCTCAACTGGGTTTGGAGGACCAGGAACTGCCTGAACAAGAAGAGCAGTGTGAGGCTGAGCTGCCACAAGAGAAGGAAACTGTATCTGGGATAAGCGCTGCTGATGTGGAGTCGACGCTTCTGTTACTGCAGGACCAGAACCAGGGCATTCGTGGGGAGCTTAACTTGCTGAAGAGTGAGAATCGAATGTTAAAGGACCGACTAAATGCGCTTGGATTCTCACTGGAGCAGCGCCTGGACAGTCCTGAGAAAGGACTTCGCTGTGCCTCTCTCAGTCCTGAACCGACAACCAGTGGTGGGGGCAGCAGCAGTGGTGGGGATGCAGGTACTCGAACCTCCTCAACTGAAGGTTCTGCCAGGGGTTCAACTGAAGACCTGCTGTCAGAGGCACGGCGAGTGGGGTCTCCAGATGTTCCGGACAGCGAGTGCAGTGAACCTTGCCAAGCCGTGATGTCTAGTGATGATGCCCTGGATGCACCATCTGGTTGCGGTTCCTCGTCTGAGTCAGAAGGTGGCTCACCAGGCCGAAGGCGCTCACGCCGGGGAAGTAGTGGCACTGCTAGTGAGGTCTCTGTGGCCTGCCTGACTGAGCGCATTCACCAGATGGAGGAGAGccaacacagcacagcagagGAGTTACAGGCAACGCTACAGGAGCTCGCAGACCTTCAGCAGATTGCACAGGAGTTGAGCGCAGAGAACGAACGCCTGGGTGAGGAGCGCGCCATCTTGGTGGACTCGCTGCGGCAGCAAGGTGATCGGCTGGAACTCTATAGCCGACAGCTGGACTACTTGCGTGGCTTGCTGGATGAGCATCGTGTAGCTTACGCCAAAGATGATGAGGATGCCAAGAGCAGTCGCTTCATGGAGCTGGAGAGGCGCTACACTGAATTAAACGAAAACTCGCGCCTTGAGAGGGAGCAGCTTCTTGGTGTCCAGCAGCAGCTGAGCAGTGCACTGAAAATGGCCGAGCAGGAGAATGCTGAGGCACAGAGCCTTATGGGAGCCCTGAAGGAGCGTGTGCACCTGGCTGAGAGGGCTGCCGAGCTGGAGCGAAGAGAACGTGAGGCTACTGCTGTTGACCTTGATGCCATGAGGATGCAGTCCGAGGACGAGCAGGCTGAACTGGTCCGCTGTCGCCTccaactggagcaggagaggCAGAGAGTGGCCCAACTCCTCTCCATCCAGGGTGGTGGGGACATGACTGACATACGCCACCTGCTGGACAGTGAGAGATTAGACAAAGAGAGAGCTGAAACCAAAGCAGCAGAGCTGCAGGAGGAACTGGGGCACACCCGCAATGAGGCTGCTCAGCTTCAGGATGCAATTCGAAAG ctGGAAGCAGATTTCCAGTCATTCCGGGATGAGGTGCAGAAACAGCTAGCCGAGCAGAAGCGTGCTCTGGCTCAGCAGTGCTCAGAGCTGGAGGAGAAGGACACAGAGATTGCTGACATGAAGGAAACCATCTTTGAGCTCGAGGATGAAGTGGAGCAGCATCGAGCCGTCAAACTCCACGACAACCTCATCATCTCAGACCTGGAGA ATTCGATTAAAAAACTTCATGACCAGAAATATGACATGGAAAAGGAGATTAAAACCCTTCACCGCAAACTGCGG GAAGAGTCTGCAGAGTGGAGACAGTTCCAGGCTGATCTCCAAACTGCTGTAGTCATTGCCAATGACATCAAATCAGAGGCTCAGGAGGAGATCGGGGACTTGCGGCGCCGCCTTCAAGAGGCCCAGGAGAAGAATGAAAAGATGAGCAAAGAGCTGGATGAGCTCAAGAGCAGGAA GCAGGATGAGGAACGTGGGCGTGTCTATAACTACATGAACGCTGTAGAGAGAGATCTGGCTGCACTGAGACAGGGGATGGGGCTTAGCCGTCGATCCTCCACCTCATCAGAGCCCTCACCCACCGTCAAAACCCTCATCAAGAGCTTTGACAGTGCATCCCAag GCCCTATTCCTGGCACTCCAGCATCCGCTGTTCCAGCTGTAGTCGCCGCTGCTATTTCTCGAACCCCTCTCAGCCCAAGTCCACTGAAAACCCCTCCAGCTGCTGCCGTGTCCCCCATTCAG AGACACACGATCAGCACTCCCAAAACCCTCTCCTCGCTGGTGGATAAGAGAGGTAGCTATCCGGAGCTAAGTATGCCGG TTTCTCGCAGAAGCAGTGAGGAACTAAAGAGGGACCTGTCAGTCACTGATTCACCAAACCCCGCCTCAATCATCACATTAGGCTCTGCCTCCCCTCAGCTCACCCTGTCCTCAAACTCCTCCTCCCCCACAGCTTCGGTCACGCCCACTACACGCGGCCGTCTACG agaggagaggaaggacCCGCTCGCTGCTCTGGCCAGAGAATACGGAGGATCAAAAAGAAACGCTCTCCTCAGGTGGTGTCAAAAGAAAACAGAAGGCTATCAG
- the specc1lb gene encoding cytospin-A isoform X1 translates to MCSPRKMMTSAVRLRHKCIKNLEPSMKKASRPTGASSKTTTATKPTGKTEPSGSMGTGGKSTTKNQNSALLSKTKSNDDLAAMSAGSGGASVGSGSSATTRSKRSASSAQSNNETKTKANSGSSGRRGMSSAVKEPGVTREKTNAAKKQSGPSNSVASKRSRCRTSTESETQSSKLRYDISNKAILESRVKDLLGLAKSKDLEILHLRSELRGMRAQLGLEDQELPEQEEQCEAELPQEKETVSGISAADVESTLLLLQDQNQGIRGELNLLKSENRMLKDRLNALGFSLEQRLDSPEKGLRCASLSPEPTTSGGGSSSGGDAGTRTSSTEGSARGSTEDLLSEARRVGSPDVPDSECSEPCQAVMSSDDALDAPSGCGSSSESEGGSPGRRRSRRGSSGTASEVSVACLTERIHQMEESQHSTAEELQATLQELADLQQIAQELSAENERLGEERAILVDSLRQQGDRLELYSRQLDYLRGLLDEHRVAYAKDDEDAKSSRFMELERRYTELNENSRLEREQLLGVQQQLSSALKMAEQENAEAQSLMGALKERVHLAERAAELERREREATAVDLDAMRMQSEDEQAELVRCRLQLEQERQRVAQLLSIQGGGDMTDIRHLLDSERLDKERAETKAAELQEELGHTRNEAAQLQDAIRKLEADFQSFRDEVQKQLAEQKRALAQQCSELEEKDTEIADMKETIFELEDEVEQHRAVKLHDNLIISDLENSIKKLHDQKYDMEKEIKTLHRKLREESAEWRQFQADLQTAVVIANDIKSEAQEEIGDLRRRLQEAQEKNEKMSKELDELKSRKQDEERGRVYNYMNAVERDLAALRQGMGLSRRSSTSSEPSPTVKTLIKSFDSASQGPIPGTPASAVPAVVAAAISRTPLSPSPLKTPPAAAVSPIQRHTISTPKTLSSLVDKRGSYPELSMPVSRRSSEELKRDLSVTDSPNPASIITLGSASPQLTLSSNSSSPTASVTPTTRGRLREERKDPLAALAREYGGSKRNALLRWCQKKTEGYQNIDITNFSSSWNDGLAFCAVLHTYLPAHIPYQELSSQDKRRNFTLAFQAAESVGIKSTLDISEMVHTERPDWQSVMTYVTSIYKYFET, encoded by the exons ATGTGTTCTCCGAGGAAAATGATGACTTCTGCGGTTAG ATTGCGCCATAAATGTATCAAGAACTTGGAGCCCAGTATGAAAAAGGCGAGCAGGCCCACAGGTGCCTCCAGCAAAACCACCACAGCCACTAAACCCACAGGCAAAACTGAGCCCAGTGGCAGTATGGGCACCGGAGGAAAGAGCACCACCAAGAACCAGAACTCGGCCCTTCTGTCCAAG ACAAAGAGCAACGATGACCTTGCAGCCATGAGTGCGGGAAGTGGAGGAGCCTCAGTGGGTAGCGGCAGCAGCGCTACAACGAGGAGCAAGAGGAGCGCCAGCTCTGCTCAGAGCAACAACGAGACAAAGACCAAGGCCAACTCAG GCTCCTCAGGAAGACGCGGGATGTCTTCTGCAGTAAAGGAACCTGGAGTGACCCGTGAGAAAACCAACGCTGCCAAGAAGCAATCTGGGCCCTCTAACTCTGTGGCTTCGAAGCGTTCTCGCTGTCGCACGTCAACTGAATCTGAAACCCAGTCGAGCAAATTGCGCTATGATATCAGCAACAAAGCAATACTGGAGTCAAGAGTAAAGGACTTGCTGGGCTTGGCAAAAAGCAAAGACCTTGAGATCCTGCACTTGCGGTCTGAGTTACGTGGGATGAGGGCTCAACTGGGTTTGGAGGACCAGGAACTGCCTGAACAAGAAGAGCAGTGTGAGGCTGAGCTGCCACAAGAGAAGGAAACTGTATCTGGGATAAGCGCTGCTGATGTGGAGTCGACGCTTCTGTTACTGCAGGACCAGAACCAGGGCATTCGTGGGGAGCTTAACTTGCTGAAGAGTGAGAATCGAATGTTAAAGGACCGACTAAATGCGCTTGGATTCTCACTGGAGCAGCGCCTGGACAGTCCTGAGAAAGGACTTCGCTGTGCCTCTCTCAGTCCTGAACCGACAACCAGTGGTGGGGGCAGCAGCAGTGGTGGGGATGCAGGTACTCGAACCTCCTCAACTGAAGGTTCTGCCAGGGGTTCAACTGAAGACCTGCTGTCAGAGGCACGGCGAGTGGGGTCTCCAGATGTTCCGGACAGCGAGTGCAGTGAACCTTGCCAAGCCGTGATGTCTAGTGATGATGCCCTGGATGCACCATCTGGTTGCGGTTCCTCGTCTGAGTCAGAAGGTGGCTCACCAGGCCGAAGGCGCTCACGCCGGGGAAGTAGTGGCACTGCTAGTGAGGTCTCTGTGGCCTGCCTGACTGAGCGCATTCACCAGATGGAGGAGAGccaacacagcacagcagagGAGTTACAGGCAACGCTACAGGAGCTCGCAGACCTTCAGCAGATTGCACAGGAGTTGAGCGCAGAGAACGAACGCCTGGGTGAGGAGCGCGCCATCTTGGTGGACTCGCTGCGGCAGCAAGGTGATCGGCTGGAACTCTATAGCCGACAGCTGGACTACTTGCGTGGCTTGCTGGATGAGCATCGTGTAGCTTACGCCAAAGATGATGAGGATGCCAAGAGCAGTCGCTTCATGGAGCTGGAGAGGCGCTACACTGAATTAAACGAAAACTCGCGCCTTGAGAGGGAGCAGCTTCTTGGTGTCCAGCAGCAGCTGAGCAGTGCACTGAAAATGGCCGAGCAGGAGAATGCTGAGGCACAGAGCCTTATGGGAGCCCTGAAGGAGCGTGTGCACCTGGCTGAGAGGGCTGCCGAGCTGGAGCGAAGAGAACGTGAGGCTACTGCTGTTGACCTTGATGCCATGAGGATGCAGTCCGAGGACGAGCAGGCTGAACTGGTCCGCTGTCGCCTccaactggagcaggagaggCAGAGAGTGGCCCAACTCCTCTCCATCCAGGGTGGTGGGGACATGACTGACATACGCCACCTGCTGGACAGTGAGAGATTAGACAAAGAGAGAGCTGAAACCAAAGCAGCAGAGCTGCAGGAGGAACTGGGGCACACCCGCAATGAGGCTGCTCAGCTTCAGGATGCAATTCGAAAG ctGGAAGCAGATTTCCAGTCATTCCGGGATGAGGTGCAGAAACAGCTAGCCGAGCAGAAGCGTGCTCTGGCTCAGCAGTGCTCAGAGCTGGAGGAGAAGGACACAGAGATTGCTGACATGAAGGAAACCATCTTTGAGCTCGAGGATGAAGTGGAGCAGCATCGAGCCGTCAAACTCCACGACAACCTCATCATCTCAGACCTGGAGA ATTCGATTAAAAAACTTCATGACCAGAAATATGACATGGAAAAGGAGATTAAAACCCTTCACCGCAAACTGCGG GAAGAGTCTGCAGAGTGGAGACAGTTCCAGGCTGATCTCCAAACTGCTGTAGTCATTGCCAATGACATCAAATCAGAGGCTCAGGAGGAGATCGGGGACTTGCGGCGCCGCCTTCAAGAGGCCCAGGAGAAGAATGAAAAGATGAGCAAAGAGCTGGATGAGCTCAAGAGCAGGAA GCAGGATGAGGAACGTGGGCGTGTCTATAACTACATGAACGCTGTAGAGAGAGATCTGGCTGCACTGAGACAGGGGATGGGGCTTAGCCGTCGATCCTCCACCTCATCAGAGCCCTCACCCACCGTCAAAACCCTCATCAAGAGCTTTGACAGTGCATCCCAag GCCCTATTCCTGGCACTCCAGCATCCGCTGTTCCAGCTGTAGTCGCCGCTGCTATTTCTCGAACCCCTCTCAGCCCAAGTCCACTGAAAACCCCTCCAGCTGCTGCCGTGTCCCCCATTCAG AGACACACGATCAGCACTCCCAAAACCCTCTCCTCGCTGGTGGATAAGAGAGGTAGCTATCCGGAGCTAAGTATGCCGG TTTCTCGCAGAAGCAGTGAGGAACTAAAGAGGGACCTGTCAGTCACTGATTCACCAAACCCCGCCTCAATCATCACATTAGGCTCTGCCTCCCCTCAGCTCACCCTGTCCTCAAACTCCTCCTCCCCCACAGCTTCGGTCACGCCCACTACACGCGGCCGTCTACG agaggagaggaaggacCCGCTCGCTGCTCTGGCCAGAGAATACGGAGGATCAAAAAGAAACGCTCTCCTCAGGTGGTGTCAAAAGAAAACAGAAGGCTATCAG